A single Corticium candelabrum chromosome 16, ooCorCand1.1, whole genome shotgun sequence DNA region contains:
- the LOC134191975 gene encoding uncharacterized protein LOC134191975: MSYGVFGFGHSTQLVFKGCTPESYLRHSLLPYIQTPKGQRRDSSGLLLPKRMAHPSFIPFRLPAFLANSQEPSQMVNMTSSTGFKSSIDSSSVGTNESSAGVPHLVQNMRRLTAMRSLLDGIDCRHQRVKCLRDIVTGRAEEEIALISLPQEVRRPSTAPSTTYTNTDVEVQLGDETLSLFKWNKQRTSSLQQASGTDLTPSWSTDFSSQTKTSNFPRVTFAEDDTEFPLINQWNRRQTIDSINSVQPLPQHLLFPRGSLQPVNNHDFFFAPRFSKLHTESVRSKTSWLTSRHLSQPKRDI; this comes from the exons ATGTCGTATGGTGTATTTGGATTTGGACATTCTACTCAA CTTGTGTTCAAGGGCTGTACACCAGAATCATATCTGCGCCATTCACTACTGCCATACATTCAAACACCAAAAGGACAAAGAAGGGACAGTAGCGG ACTATTGCTGCCCAAACGTATGGCTCATCCCTCGTTTATACCATTTCGACTGCCAGCCTTTTTGGCTAACAGTCAAGAGCCATCGCAAATGGTAAACATGACCAGCAGCACTGGTTTCAAGTCATCGATAGACTCTAGCTCCGTTGGAACAAACGAGTCATCAGCAGGAGTCCCTCATCTGGTGCAAAACATGAGAAG ATTGACTGCGATGAGGAGCTTGCTTGATGGGATTGACTGTCGGCATCAGAGAGTGAAGTGCTTGAGAGATATAGTGACAGGAAGAGCTGAAGAGGAG ATTGCTCTGATCAGTTTACCTCAGGAAGTAAGAAGACCAAGTACAGCTCCATCAA CTACGTATACTAACACAGATGTTGAAGTACAACTTGGTGACGAAACACTAAGCTTGTTCAAATGGAATAAACAA AGGACCAGTTCATTGCAACAGGCATCAGGTACAGACTTGACTCCAAGCTGGTCAACAG ATTTTTCTAGTCAAACAAAAACCAGCAATTTCCCGCGTGTCACATTTGCTGAAGATGACACTGAGTTTCCACTCATCAATCAATGGAATCGACGACAAACAATCGACTCAATAAATAGCGTGCAGCCATTGCCACAACATTTACTCTTTCCAAGAGGTTCGCTGCAGCCAGTCAACAATCACGATTTTTTCTTTGCTCCAAGGTTTAGCAAACTCCACACTGAAAGTGTACGTAGCAAAACAAGTTGGCTGACCAGCCGACATCTAAGTCAACCTAAACGTGACAtttag
- the LOC134191977 gene encoding uncharacterized protein LOC134191977 gives MDSNDHGGGDLAVNLDERNTDYDELETSGSLQYLDDCEKPIRFTDKKGSDKLPVGVLGICVKGCHINEYDVNSQCCYLITIKVQQLESSTTSTRVHTEFYASWNEVKHLPVTIYPKCSDVRNTIDFCLATVDRNKDAATVIGLAALRLHDIVKVLKLIKRITALVNEVMIVVLCFN, from the exons ATGGATTCGAACGATCACG GCGGCGGCGACCTTGCTGTCAATCTTGATGAGAGAAATACTGATTATGACGAGCTCGAGACGTCTGGGTCTCTACAGTATTTGGATGATTGCGAGAAACCGATACGATTCACTGACAAAAAAGGCAGCGACAAGCTACCG GTTGGAGTGCTTGGGATTTGTGTGAAAGGTTGTCACATCAATG AGTATGACGTCAACAGTCAGTGTTGCTATCTCATCACCATCAAAGTCCAACAACTAGAAAGCTCGACCACATCCACTCGAGTTCACACCGAGTTCTATGCATCATGGAACGAAGTCAAACACCTGCCAGTGACA ATTTACCCTAAATGTAGTGACGTCAGAAACACCATCGACTTCTGTCTAGCGACTGTGGATAGGAATAAGGATGCAGCTACTGTAATAGGATTGGCAGCTCTACGACTACACGACATAGTAAAAGTACTCAAACTGATTAAACGCATCACAGCACTAGTGAACGAAGTGatgattgttgttttgtgttttaattaa
- the LOC134191974 gene encoding pro-cathepsin H-like isoform X1, whose protein sequence is MFLSFALVFIVGFTPRLSYCVNLLEGDRSVAEAFDEWINQMGKAYDNEEEYFRRQRIFSDNLKKIKEFNSRNESYKLGLTVFADMKYEEFEHKFLMPEAPQQCSATRSISLPIDDNVLPNAVDWRNEGVVTPVKNQGACGSCWSFSATGAMESHHAIKTNHLVSLSEKQLMDCSTNFDNHGCGGGLPSQAFEYVRYNRGIELEADYPYVPKNGKCRFNSSNVAATVATSFNITSYDEEEITRAVAVKGPVSVCLDVVGNFHLYKSGVYANTQCHKSHRKVNHAVLAVGYNVTEGGDKYWIIKNSWGTGFGMNGYFWLKRGVNMCGVASCASYPVV, encoded by the exons ATGTTTCTCTCGTTCGCTCTCGTTTTTATCGTCGGTTTTACTCCTAGGCTTTCCTACTGCGTGAACTTACTAGAAG GTGATCGCAGCGTCGCGGAAGCGTTTGACGAATGGATCAATC AGATGGGCAAGGCATACGACAACGAGGAAGAATATTTTAGGAGGCAAAGAATTTTTTCAGATAATTTAAAGAAAATCAAGGAATTCAACAGTCGCAACGAATCCTACAAAC TGGGACTGACAGTATTTGCTGACATGAAGTACGAAGAATTCGAACATAAATTTCTAATGCCTGAAGCTCCTCAG CAATGTTCGGCTACTCGTTCCATATCTTTACCTATTGATGATAATGTATTACCAAACGCTGTTGATTGGAGGAATGAAGGTGTTGTGACTCCAGTTAAGAACCAG GGTGCTTGTGGAAGTTGTTGGTCATTTTCGGCGACTGGTGCTATGGAGTCTCATCATGCCATAAAAACAAATCATCTCGTGTCTCTT TCGGAGAAGCAGTTGATGGATTGTAGCACAAACTTTGACAACCACGGATGTGGTGG AGGGCTGCCATCTCAGGCATTTGAATACGTTCGTTATAACAGAGGAATAGAATTGGAGGCTGATTATCCGTATGTCCCAAAG AATGGCAAATGCAGGTTCAACTCTTCAAACGTTGCCGCAACTGTGGCTACTTCATTCAACATAACATCG TatgatgaagaagaaatcACACGAGCTGTTGCAGTCAAGGGTCCTGTGAGTGTGTGCCTTGATGTTGTTGGTAACTTTCATTTGTACAAGTCTGGTGTGTATGCAAA TACACAGTGCCACAAGAGTCATCGTAAAGTAAACCATGCAG TGCTTGCTGTTGGGTATAACGTCACTGAAGGTGGAGACAAATATTGGATAATTAAGAACTCGTGGGGCACAGGCTTTGGAATGAACGG aTATTTTTGGTTGAAACGAGGTGTGAACATGTGTGGTGTAGCAAGTTGTGCATCATATCCTGTCGTCTAG
- the LOC134191974 gene encoding pro-cathepsin H-like isoform X2, which translates to MGKAYDNEEEYFRRQRIFSDNLKKIKEFNSRNESYKLGLTVFADMKYEEFEHKFLMPEAPQQCSATRSISLPIDDNVLPNAVDWRNEGVVTPVKNQGACGSCWSFSATGAMESHHAIKTNHLVSLSEKQLMDCSTNFDNHGCGGGLPSQAFEYVRYNRGIELEADYPYVPKNGKCRFNSSNVAATVATSFNITSYDEEEITRAVAVKGPVSVCLDVVGNFHLYKSGVYANTQCHKSHRKVNHAVLAVGYNVTEGGDKYWIIKNSWGTGFGMNGYFWLKRGVNMCGVASCASYPVV; encoded by the exons ATGGGCAAGGCATACGACAACGAGGAAGAATATTTTAGGAGGCAAAGAATTTTTTCAGATAATTTAAAGAAAATCAAGGAATTCAACAGTCGCAACGAATCCTACAAAC TGGGACTGACAGTATTTGCTGACATGAAGTACGAAGAATTCGAACATAAATTTCTAATGCCTGAAGCTCCTCAG CAATGTTCGGCTACTCGTTCCATATCTTTACCTATTGATGATAATGTATTACCAAACGCTGTTGATTGGAGGAATGAAGGTGTTGTGACTCCAGTTAAGAACCAG GGTGCTTGTGGAAGTTGTTGGTCATTTTCGGCGACTGGTGCTATGGAGTCTCATCATGCCATAAAAACAAATCATCTCGTGTCTCTT TCGGAGAAGCAGTTGATGGATTGTAGCACAAACTTTGACAACCACGGATGTGGTGG AGGGCTGCCATCTCAGGCATTTGAATACGTTCGTTATAACAGAGGAATAGAATTGGAGGCTGATTATCCGTATGTCCCAAAG AATGGCAAATGCAGGTTCAACTCTTCAAACGTTGCCGCAACTGTGGCTACTTCATTCAACATAACATCG TatgatgaagaagaaatcACACGAGCTGTTGCAGTCAAGGGTCCTGTGAGTGTGTGCCTTGATGTTGTTGGTAACTTTCATTTGTACAAGTCTGGTGTGTATGCAAA TACACAGTGCCACAAGAGTCATCGTAAAGTAAACCATGCAG TGCTTGCTGTTGGGTATAACGTCACTGAAGGTGGAGACAAATATTGGATAATTAAGAACTCGTGGGGCACAGGCTTTGGAATGAACGG aTATTTTTGGTTGAAACGAGGTGTGAACATGTGTGGTGTAGCAAGTTGTGCATCATATCCTGTCGTCTAG
- the LOC134191978 gene encoding uncharacterized protein LOC134191978: MLTQRRLRLLGHILRMDECRLPRKLLVCASPQGRRSVGGQRMRWNDLVLRDLRNCNLDGVWRILTDDRNEWRNQIWAATQKVNFKKKEQEKYRKDEQKRRHEARQTTSEFALHCSSDGCGFTAVNHAGLVNH; the protein is encoded by the coding sequence atgctgacacagagacgtcttcggttattgggtcacatcttgcgcatggatgagtgtcgtctaccaaggaagcttttggtgtgtgcatcaccccaaggtagacgttcagtcggaggccagagaatgagatggaacgatttAGTACTGAGGGATTtaaggaattgcaatcttgatggggtttggaggatactaaCAGACgataggaatgagtggaggaatcagatctgggctgccacacagaaagtaaatttcaagaagaaagaacaagagaaataccgcaaggatgagcagaaacgtcgccacgaagcaaggcaaacgacatcagagtttgctttacactgcagctctGATGGTTGTGgttttactgctgtaaatcatgccggccttgtaaaccactag